The following are encoded together in the Corynebacterium jeikeium genome:
- a CDS encoding serine/threonine-protein kinase, which translates to MSDSRQPDRTEIERTQRLLGERFELQWIIGRGGMSTVWLAHDVEQQRDVAVKILKPEYTENEEFRARFRNEASAAQDLDSPNVVRTYDSGEVEDPDNGTVFCYIIMEYIRGESLADVLSRESSLPQNLALDVLTQTAAGLKAIHEAGLVHRDIKPGNLLITSDGFVKITDFGIAKAAAAVPLTRTGMVVGTAQYVSPEQAQGDQVGPASDVYSLGVVGFEMLAGYRPFSGESTVSVAIKHISETPPELPEEIDPNLRELIRVCLRKSPRTRYADGAELATATVMVAEGKQPPSPHNVPNVSAEPHPLTEQLGNVASGPGTRVPSVPGPQYGPGSGARPGQGPGYPDSSVPVVGAGAPPTGAGYPATGRGAGGAQGASPKKNRWIIAVLALVSILALALATFLLTSGGDDEAPNPSTMTVTNEVTTSPTEEGEPANPSGNVPAPVNPSPTDTTNGPSTTSKTETSREETETSEEREPSFPTLPTIPNGGGRGNGNVNGENGTARQTEPNQPHTNDNATSEDSDMPAELRSPSTNPESQPVL; encoded by the coding sequence ATGAGCGATTCCCGTCAACCCGACCGCACAGAGATTGAGCGTACGCAGCGGCTTCTGGGCGAACGCTTCGAGCTGCAGTGGATCATCGGCCGCGGCGGTATGTCCACCGTATGGCTTGCCCACGATGTCGAGCAGCAGCGCGATGTAGCCGTCAAAATCCTCAAGCCGGAGTACACGGAAAACGAGGAGTTCCGTGCGCGCTTCCGTAACGAGGCCTCCGCTGCTCAGGACCTCGACAGCCCTAACGTCGTAAGAACCTACGACTCCGGCGAGGTCGAGGACCCGGACAACGGTACGGTGTTTTGCTACATCATCATGGAGTACATCCGTGGCGAGTCCCTAGCCGATGTGCTCTCGCGCGAATCCTCGCTGCCGCAGAATCTGGCGCTAGACGTATTGACGCAAACAGCCGCGGGGCTAAAGGCTATCCACGAAGCCGGACTGGTGCACCGCGACATCAAGCCGGGCAACCTATTGATCACCTCCGACGGGTTCGTGAAGATCACGGACTTCGGCATTGCCAAGGCCGCTGCCGCGGTGCCACTAACCCGCACGGGCATGGTGGTTGGAACCGCCCAGTACGTCTCCCCCGAGCAGGCTCAGGGCGACCAGGTCGGCCCGGCCAGCGATGTGTATTCCCTGGGCGTGGTCGGCTTCGAGATGCTGGCGGGCTACCGTCCCTTCTCCGGCGAATCCACCGTGTCCGTGGCGATCAAACACATCTCCGAAACTCCGCCGGAGCTGCCGGAAGAGATCGACCCCAACCTGCGGGAACTGATCAGGGTCTGCCTGCGCAAGAGTCCGCGCACTCGCTACGCCGATGGCGCGGAGCTTGCCACTGCCACCGTTATGGTGGCCGAGGGCAAGCAGCCCCCGTCGCCGCACAACGTGCCGAATGTCAGCGCCGAACCCCACCCGCTAACCGAGCAACTGGGCAACGTTGCCAGCGGGCCGGGAACTCGAGTGCCTTCGGTACCTGGTCCTCAGTACGGGCCGGGATCGGGGGCCAGGCCCGGTCAAGGTCCCGGCTATCCTGATTCCTCCGTTCCAGTCGTCGGCGCGGGTGCTCCGCCCACGGGCGCGGGCTACCCCGCGACAGGGCGTGGGGCGGGTGGGGCGCAGGGGGCGTCACCAAAAAAGAACCGCTGGATCATTGCGGTGCTTGCCCTGGTGAGCATCCTCGCACTCGCCTTAGCCACCTTCCTACTGACCAGCGGTGGCGACGACGAAGCGCCGAACCCGTCGACGATGACCGTAACCAACGAGGTCACGACCAGTCCGACGGAGGAAGGAGAGCCAGCTAACCCGAGTGGCAACGTGCCCGCACCGGTAAATCCGTCGCCGACGGACACGACGAACGGCCCGTCAACCACGTCGAAAACCGAAACGTCTCGAGAAGAGACCGAGACCTCCGAGGAACGCGAGCCTTCCTTCCCCACGTTGCCGACCATCCCCAACGGAGGCGGGCGCGGCAACGGCAACGTCAACGGTGAGAACGGCACAGCCCGCCAAACCGAGCCCAACCAGCCGCACACAAACGATAATGCGACCTCAGAGGATAGCGATATGCCTGCCGAATTACGCAGCCCGAGCACGAACCCGGAAAGCCAACCAGTGCTTTAA